The DNA window GATCTATCCTGGGCGGCTTCGCGCGTGGCGGTACTTGTCGAACGGGATGACGAACGCGACGACTGGCTCGCGGAACAAGGTTGGACTACCTACCACACGAACGATTTTGCACCCGCGGACCTCGCGGACAAGCTAGCCGACAAGGTCTACTAATGCTAGCGTGGGGGGTCGGTCCTCCGACCCCCCACGCAAAACCGGGTCTTAGTCCAGGAAGTACTCGTAGCTCAGCGGCTTCAGGTTCTCCGGCGAAGGCCGCCAATCCGGGTAGACACTCATCGTCCCGTCGTCGCTGGTGATGGAACCATCGAGGTGGCGCTCCCACGGGATATCAGCCACCACTACCAAGTCCGTCAGGCCATAGTCATTAGCGTGCTTAACCTCATTGCGCGTCAGGATGACTTTCTGCACGTATCCCTGAGAGCCCTTCACTTCGATGTGACGCTCTTCGTCACCACGTATTGCCAGCAAATCGTAAGAGCGGAAGGCGCCGACGTCTTCGACACTGTAGCCAGCTGCTTCGTAGTGAACAATTGCCTGCCGGACGGCCTGCATCTCAATCGCCTTCTTCAATATAGGGTCGGCGCAGAAGCCCGCGTAGCGCTGTCTCACGCCATTTTGTCCGCTTACGGGCGGTGCGACGAGTGGCCGGTCGAACCCGCCCCAGTCGCTGTCAGGGAGCAATTCGGGCACGGCGTCGATGACCTGGCGGGGCATCTTGAACAAATAGCCCTGATTTGGCTTTAGTCCGGCTCTCCGGTGCCGGTTGAAAGGAAAATGGATATCCTGCTTGGGCTTGGCATACTCGGCACGAAGCGAGTCAAGGATCCCAAGAATGACCCCCTCGTCCTCACGCAAGTCATCTAGTAATTGTGGACGAGGAAGAGGCTTGTAATCAGTCAGGGGAATCGTATCGGCGCTCTCCCCCAGCCAGCTGCCTGAGTCAGACCGAAGTGCACCGGCGACTCGAGAGACCCCGTAGATCCCGGGTTTCCAGCGCATTGGGTTCTTCCTACTTACCCAGTGCAGAACTACGTCGCCGACTTTCACATCATGCATTCGGTCATGGTTGCCGGTCGGTGGAGCAATGAGTTGCGTTCCGAATTTCGCTTCAAAAGCGATTTCCATCCAGTAACGCTGCGAGGCGTCGCCGTCCCACCAACGCGCCTTGTTCCCAACCGCACTAACAGTCATTACTCCCCCAATAGTTGTCACTTATATTCGTGAATATTGAAACTACTTTGTACCAAGCAACTCCGACGGTTTTCCGCTCCAAGACACGACCAAGCCGTCGCGGGCGCGTGTAGCCGCGACATATAGCAGCGACCGTTCACGAAGAATGGCGTCAGCCTGCTCCGCCGGCGCTAGGCCCTTGACCTGATAGGAAGCCGGCAGGGTTTGGTCCGAAATCCCGAAAAGAACCACTCTCGTGAATTCCATACCCTTCGACCGGTGCATGGTCATCACTGACGGCACGCCAGGTACCGTCGCTGCAGTAGCTGTCCTGGCTTCGAGATCGCGTTCATTCAGCCCGTTGATGACCTTGCCGACCTGGAAATTGGAGCGGACCAGGATTCCGACGGTCTCCAGCGGCACCCCTTCGTCTGTCCACCTCCGCAGATAGTCAGCAAGGTTGTCCAGTTCCTCAGCGATCGAGGCAGAGGCTATTTCCTCTGGCCGCGGCCCTACCCGCGAAGAGGTATAGCCGTTAATAGACTCCTGATCGCCTTCAATGTCCGTCACCGGAGCTCCGCTAAGAAGTCCGACGGCGTAGGCCAGGTTCTGCTGGGTGGTGCGGTAATTGAGCGTCAACCGGCGTGACCGACCGACGATGCCAATTCCGAAGCGGGACAACGGGACCTTCTGACCGTAGATACGCTGATGCGAATCCTCTGCGATGAAAAGGTCATCCGGCCCCTGCTGGACCAGTTCCCGGAGAAACAGCCAGTGGCCGGCGTGCAAGTCCTGGCCTTCATCGATCAGCACATGGTCAGCAAGACGTGCCCCGTTGG is part of the Arthrobacter sp. KBS0703 genome and encodes:
- a CDS encoding protein NO VEIN domain-containing protein; this translates as MTVSAVGNKARWWDGDASQRYWMEIAFEAKFGTQLIAPPTGNHDRMHDVKVGDVVLHWVSRKNPMRWKPGIYGVSRVAGALRSDSGSWLGESADTIPLTDYKPLPRPQLLDDLREDEGVILGILDSLRAEYAKPKQDIHFPFNRHRRAGLKPNQGYLFKMPRQVIDAVPELLPDSDWGGFDRPLVAPPVSGQNGVRQRYAGFCADPILKKAIEMQAVRQAIVHYEAAGYSVEDVGAFRSYDLLAIRGDEERHIEVKGSQGYVQKVILTRNEVKHANDYGLTDLVVVADIPWERHLDGSITSDDGTMSVYPDWRPSPENLKPLSYEYFLD